In Pseudomonas fluorescens, one genomic interval encodes:
- a CDS encoding phage major tail tube protein — MFTNRVRQAIAATLQGLPLSATVEEFTPPKIDFDMENMTGGRFIVEEMAKSAKPLNAQIKLQGTGAEVLLAMGVKLGDDILLNVREAGQDQDGNTWFTYHTIGGKLKTMGEDAIKMGGKALTTLDFSCRTYNRLENGIPVIDIDVRTQKFVLNGVDILGDARRAVLMP; from the coding sequence ATGTTTACCAACCGCGTAAGACAGGCCATCGCGGCCACCCTGCAAGGCCTGCCGCTGTCGGCGACCGTTGAGGAATTCACTCCGCCGAAGATCGATTTCGACATGGAGAACATGACGGGCGGGCGCTTCATCGTTGAGGAAATGGCCAAGAGCGCCAAGCCGCTGAATGCTCAGATCAAGCTGCAGGGCACGGGCGCCGAAGTGTTGCTCGCCATGGGTGTGAAATTGGGCGACGACATTCTGCTGAACGTGCGTGAAGCCGGTCAGGATCAGGACGGCAACACCTGGTTTACCTATCACACCATCGGCGGCAAGCTCAAAACCATGGGTGAAGACGCAATCAAAATGGGCGGCAAAGCCCTGACGACGCTGGACTTCTCCTGCCGCACCTACAACCGCCTGGAAAACGGCATCCCGGTGATCGACATCGACGTACGCACCCAGAAGTTCGTGCTCAACGGCGTCGACATCCTTGGTGATGCGCGCCGTGCGGTGCTGATGCCGTAA
- a CDS encoding phage tail assembly protein, which produces MSWMPPKHDLLSPITGDDGAQIEQIQLKPLLYAAQKEALERAGDDEDDQFFELALLATGLSVKELDQLKRPDYVSIAQYVHEMSTRPASYFLEQVEDAEKSDDPDEVQLLQPLAVTGRTVTSLSLEMPALRATKVMKKLKTAKERAEFITAHCTGLMIPDLAQLSVPDWTQLQVRIDDFLNQPAAYFRNATSK; this is translated from the coding sequence ATGTCGTGGATGCCACCCAAGCATGACCTGCTGTCGCCGATCACCGGTGACGACGGCGCGCAGATCGAGCAGATTCAGCTCAAGCCACTGTTATACGCCGCACAGAAAGAAGCGCTGGAACGCGCCGGCGATGATGAAGACGATCAGTTCTTCGAACTGGCGCTGCTCGCCACCGGCCTGTCGGTCAAGGAGCTCGACCAGCTGAAACGCCCGGACTACGTGAGCATCGCTCAGTACGTGCACGAGATGTCGACCCGTCCGGCGTCGTACTTTCTGGAGCAGGTCGAGGACGCGGAAAAGTCCGACGATCCTGACGAAGTGCAACTGCTGCAACCGCTCGCCGTGACCGGCCGCACCGTGACCTCGCTGTCGCTGGAAATGCCCGCACTGCGCGCCACCAAAGTGATGAAGAAACTGAAAACGGCCAAAGAACGCGCCGAGTTCATCACTGCCCATTGCACCGGCCTGATGATCCCCGATCTGGCCCAACTGAGCGTCCCTGACTGGACCCAATTGCAGGTGCGCATCGACGATTTTTTAAACCAGCCGGCGGCCTACTTTCGGAACGCGACATCGAAGTAA
- a CDS encoding DUF4376 domain-containing protein, which produces MTNKYMTFDASGHIKERLIQGVCDIPEGALRISEELWIQSATDTTGRWCLIDGVLTRVSAEVKVDFAQRIAAERYRRESSGVLFEGYTADTTRDGQALIASAVIAALLDPAYKCAWKFAQGFVELEAARLIALATLVRTHVQDCFDRERVLLSAVEAGECTEKMILQGWPDSSPTP; this is translated from the coding sequence ATGACTAACAAATACATGACATTCGATGCGTCCGGGCATATCAAGGAACGCCTGATTCAGGGCGTTTGCGACATTCCTGAAGGGGCGTTGCGCATCAGTGAAGAACTCTGGATTCAGTCCGCGACCGACACGACTGGACGTTGGTGCCTGATCGACGGAGTCCTTACCCGGGTTTCTGCTGAGGTCAAAGTTGATTTTGCACAGCGGATAGCCGCTGAGCGTTATCGTCGCGAAAGTTCTGGTGTGCTTTTTGAAGGCTATACAGCCGATACCACACGAGACGGCCAAGCGTTGATTGCCAGTGCAGTCATAGCGGCGTTACTCGACCCGGCCTACAAGTGCGCCTGGAAGTTTGCTCAGGGATTTGTCGAATTGGAGGCTGCGAGGCTCATTGCGCTGGCGACATTGGTTCGCACCCATGTTCAAGATTGTTTTGATCGCGAGCGAGTCCTTTTGTCAGCCGTTGAAGCTGGAGAGTGCACAGAGAAAATGATTCTGCAAGGCTGGCCGGATTCAAGCCCGACGCCATAA
- a CDS encoding phage tail protein has protein sequence MADYYTLLTNAGIAYETACKAAGLPIKLTQISVGDGGGSVYNPAATATALKREVWRGPLNALFQDEKNPSWLLAEVTIPPDVGGWYVREAGLWTDTGILYAIIKYPESFKPVLATSGSGKEFYIRSIFETSNASLVTLLIDDTVVKATRAWVMSYLAEELGKLDGKQSVRVAATANVVLNGAQQIDGVAVIAGDRVLLPNQTLAKDNGLWIVANGDWIRANDANVSAKVTPGLTVMVEEGTLNGDSLWHLTTNAPITLGTTALTFKMLAGRTGIAAGTYKSLSVDEYGRATAGSNPDTLAGFGIKDSYTKAEVEALIAKASALPVGSIVAFPVDTPPPGFLELDNSVKSSATYPDLSAYLGGKFNKGDEGVGNFRVPEARGEFLRGWDHGRGIDGGRAIGSSQTDTLQNLYGIFDGYLDITTANGVFGLGNMSKSLTQTTQKDAYHSVIFDASKVARTSTETRPRNIAVMWCIKAWNAPINQGNIDVAALVKEVSRLGSAVPVGAVMAFPTGIVPPGFLELNGSVQSTSAYPDLSAYLGTTFNKGDEGTGNFRLPESRGEFLRGWDHGRGVDTGRAAGSYQTDTLKAHSHYLPTGSGGGQAIDPNGETPSVVLKDTAADWALRSTFGGDNAELSIGSVRTYNYGNATETRPRNLAVMWCIKAWNAPINQGNIDIAALAVLAQQASETNQGTAKVATQAQTNAGADDSVIVTPKKLTWGFQFQKSGIGYCVFPSWLGGFIIQWGVYSIVSSTTDQTIAFPLTFPSAALSAVALSDYTPGSGAVGFVAMGALNKAGFTVRSSMGTSTRWLAVGC, from the coding sequence ATGGCTGACTATTACACCCTGCTCACCAACGCAGGGATTGCCTACGAAACGGCGTGCAAGGCCGCGGGCCTGCCGATCAAGTTGACGCAGATTTCCGTCGGCGACGGCGGCGGCTCGGTCTACAACCCGGCCGCGACCGCCACCGCGCTGAAGCGCGAAGTCTGGCGCGGGCCGCTCAATGCGCTGTTCCAGGACGAGAAGAATCCGAGCTGGCTGCTCGCCGAAGTCACCATCCCGCCGGACGTCGGTGGCTGGTACGTGCGTGAAGCCGGTCTGTGGACCGACACCGGCATTCTCTACGCGATCATCAAATACCCGGAGTCGTTCAAACCGGTGCTGGCCACGTCCGGCTCGGGCAAAGAGTTCTACATCCGCTCGATTTTCGAGACCAGCAATGCCTCGCTGGTGACGCTGCTGATCGACGACACCGTGGTCAAGGCCACTCGTGCGTGGGTCATGAGCTACCTCGCCGAAGAACTCGGCAAACTCGACGGCAAGCAATCGGTACGTGTCGCCGCCACCGCCAACGTGGTGTTGAACGGTGCGCAGCAGATCGACGGCGTGGCGGTGATTGCCGGCGACCGCGTGCTGCTGCCGAACCAGACCCTGGCCAAGGACAACGGTCTGTGGATCGTCGCCAACGGTGACTGGATTCGGGCCAACGATGCCAACGTCAGCGCCAAGGTCACACCGGGCCTGACGGTGATGGTGGAGGAGGGTACGCTCAACGGCGATTCGCTGTGGCACCTGACCACCAATGCGCCGATCACTCTTGGCACAACCGCGCTGACATTCAAGATGCTGGCAGGGCGCACCGGGATTGCCGCCGGCACCTACAAAAGTCTGAGCGTCGACGAATATGGCCGTGCGACGGCCGGCTCGAATCCCGACACGCTGGCCGGTTTCGGCATCAAGGACTCCTACACCAAGGCTGAAGTCGAAGCGCTGATTGCCAAGGCCTCCGCTTTGCCGGTGGGTTCGATTGTCGCGTTCCCTGTCGATACGCCGCCACCGGGTTTCCTGGAGCTGGACAACAGCGTCAAGAGCAGCGCGACCTACCCTGACTTGAGCGCCTATCTGGGTGGCAAGTTCAACAAGGGTGATGAGGGTGTCGGGAATTTTCGGGTGCCTGAGGCGCGTGGGGAGTTCTTGCGCGGTTGGGATCATGGACGTGGCATCGATGGCGGTCGGGCAATCGGCAGTTCTCAGACTGACACCCTGCAGAACCTCTACGGCATCTTTGATGGCTATCTCGATATCACCACCGCAAATGGTGTGTTCGGCTTGGGCAACATGAGCAAGTCTTTAACGCAGACCACCCAGAAAGACGCTTATCACAGTGTGATCTTTGATGCTTCAAAGGTGGCTCGTACTTCCACGGAAACCCGCCCCCGCAATATTGCCGTCATGTGGTGCATCAAGGCCTGGAACGCTCCGATCAATCAGGGAAACATTGACGTAGCGGCACTGGTCAAGGAAGTGTCCCGGCTCGGATCTGCCGTTCCGGTGGGCGCCGTCATGGCGTTCCCGACGGGGATCGTTCCACCTGGCTTTCTTGAGCTCAATGGCAGTGTGCAGAGCACTTCGGCCTATCCCGATCTCTCCGCGTACCTGGGCACTACGTTCAACAAGGGCGATGAGGGCACCGGCAATTTCCGCTTGCCGGAGTCTCGTGGAGAGTTTCTGCGTGGCTGGGACCATGGGCGAGGGGTGGATACAGGGCGAGCTGCCGGAAGCTATCAGACGGATACGCTCAAGGCGCATAGTCATTACCTTCCGACAGGATCCGGAGGTGGACAGGCAATAGATCCCAATGGAGAAACTCCTTCTGTTGTGCTGAAGGACACAGCAGCCGATTGGGCTCTAAGGTCGACATTCGGGGGCGATAACGCGGAGTTGTCTATAGGTAGCGTGAGAACCTATAACTACGGCAATGCGACGGAAACTCGCCCACGCAACCTGGCTGTCATGTGGTGCATCAAGGCCTGGAACGCGCCGATCAATCAGGGAAATATTGATATCGCAGCGCTTGCCGTGCTCGCACAGCAAGCTTCTGAAACCAATCAAGGCACAGCGAAAGTTGCCACCCAGGCACAAACCAACGCCGGTGCCGATGACAGCGTTATTGTCACGCCGAAAAAATTGACGTGGGGCTTTCAGTTTCAGAAAAGCGGCATCGGTTACTGCGTTTTTCCGTCCTGGCTGGGTGGATTCATTATTCAGTGGGGGGTGTACAGCATCGTTTCCAGTACGACTGACCAAACAATCGCTTTTCCTCTCACGTTTCCCTCTGCGGCGCTCTCAGCCGTCGCGCTCAGTGACTACACCCCCGGTTCCGGGGCAGTCGGATTCGTTGCGATGGGGGCTCTGAACAAGGCTGGTTTTACGGTTCGGTCTTCTATGGGTACGTCTACTCGATGGCTGGCAGTGGGTTGCTAA
- a CDS encoding phage tail protein I, translating into MSEPTHSPTLLPANSSALERGLDLGFGALLDCIAPPFPELMNPNETPVAFLPYLAADRGVAEWSTSAPEAEKRLTVELAWPTARQAGTRKALENAAKGLQLRPEVRAWYEQTPPGMPYSFSVRAFSDQPYSAEIDARLDRRLADAKSERDILSVTVGLSAFGSHCIAAATFCGELTTVYPVFIEGLETSGEAFITAAMYTVETSTIYPQGA; encoded by the coding sequence ATGAGTGAGCCAACGCATAGCCCGACGTTGCTGCCGGCCAACAGCTCGGCACTCGAGCGCGGGCTGGATCTGGGCTTCGGCGCACTGCTTGATTGCATCGCGCCGCCGTTTCCCGAGCTGATGAATCCGAACGAAACGCCGGTGGCGTTTCTGCCGTATCTGGCAGCGGATCGCGGCGTCGCCGAATGGAGCACCAGCGCACCGGAAGCGGAAAAGCGCCTGACCGTCGAACTGGCCTGGCCCACCGCGCGCCAGGCCGGTACTCGCAAGGCGTTGGAAAACGCGGCCAAGGGTTTGCAACTTCGCCCCGAAGTACGCGCCTGGTACGAACAGACGCCGCCCGGTATGCCTTACAGCTTCAGCGTGCGCGCTTTCAGCGACCAACCTTACAGCGCAGAAATCGACGCCCGTCTCGACCGGCGTCTGGCGGATGCCAAGAGCGAACGGGACATCCTTTCGGTGACGGTTGGCTTGAGTGCGTTTGGCAGTCATTGCATCGCCGCTGCGACTTTCTGCGGTGAGTTGACGACGGTTTATCCGGTGTTCATCGAGGGACTCGAAACCTCTGGCGAGGCGTTCATTACCGCCGCGATGTACACCGTCGAAACATCCACTATTTATCCTCAGGGGGCCTGA
- a CDS encoding tail protein codes for MAEVLNFEHNGITVNATESPEAMGGLGDNVIGLVGTAPKADPLIPRNAPFRINSFTTHALLDPTGAEEGTLYHAVYQILKVVKVPVYVVIVEAGATPADTVNAVIGGVDPTTGRKLGLAALGSVPEDLTIIGAPGFTGTKAVASEFASFGKRIKARVVLDGKDASVADQVTYSQELGGADLGFDRCLVVHNMPAVYSKAAKKNVFLAPSSLAIAALAKVKQWESPGNQVTYAEDVSRVVEYNILDTSTEGDLLNRYGVSYYARTVLGGFSLLGNRSITGKFISYVGLEDAISRKLVKAGQKAMAKNLTKSFMDQEVKRINDWLQTLVADETIPGGSVYLHPELNSVEKYKNGTWYVVIDYGRYAPNEHMVYQLNARDEIIEQFLEDVL; via the coding sequence ATGGCTGAGGTTCTGAACTTCGAGCACAACGGCATTACCGTCAATGCCACCGAATCCCCCGAGGCCATGGGTGGCCTGGGTGACAACGTCATCGGTCTGGTCGGCACCGCGCCGAAAGCCGATCCGCTGATTCCGCGCAACGCACCGTTCCGCATCAACAGCTTCACCACCCACGCGCTGCTCGATCCGACCGGTGCTGAAGAAGGCACGCTGTATCACGCCGTCTACCAGATCCTCAAAGTGGTCAAGGTGCCGGTCTACGTAGTGATCGTCGAGGCGGGCGCGACCCCGGCCGACACCGTCAACGCGGTAATCGGCGGTGTCGATCCAACCACCGGCCGCAAGCTCGGTCTGGCGGCACTGGGCAGTGTCCCGGAAGACCTGACCATCATCGGCGCGCCAGGCTTCACCGGCACCAAAGCGGTGGCCAGCGAGTTCGCCTCGTTCGGCAAGCGCATCAAGGCCCGTGTGGTGCTGGACGGCAAGGATGCCTCGGTCGCAGATCAAGTGACTTACAGCCAGGAACTGGGCGGCGCCGACCTAGGCTTCGACCGTTGCCTGGTGGTGCACAACATGCCCGCCGTGTACTCGAAAGCCGCGAAGAAAAACGTGTTCCTCGCGCCGTCCAGCCTGGCGATTGCCGCGCTGGCCAAGGTCAAGCAGTGGGAGAGCCCGGGCAACCAGGTGACCTACGCCGAAGACGTGTCCCGCGTCGTTGAGTACAACATCCTCGACACCTCCACCGAAGGCGATCTGCTCAACCGCTACGGCGTGAGCTACTACGCCCGCACCGTGCTCGGTGGCTTCTCGCTGCTGGGTAACCGTTCGATTACCGGCAAGTTCATCAGCTACGTCGGCCTTGAAGATGCGATCAGCCGCAAGCTGGTCAAGGCCGGCCAGAAAGCCATGGCGAAGAACCTGACCAAGTCGTTCATGGATCAGGAGGTCAAGCGCATCAACGACTGGCTGCAGACCCTGGTCGCCGACGAAACCATTCCTGGCGGCAGCGTGTACCTGCACCCGGAACTCAACAGCGTCGAGAAGTACAAGAACGGCACCTGGTACGTGGTCATCGACTATGGCCGCTACGCGCCGAACGAACACATGGTTTATCAACTCAACGCCCGCGATGAAATCATCGAGCAGTTCCTGGAGGACGTTCTCTAA
- a CDS encoding phage tail tape measure protein — protein MADDNYALTFAEVNQETRALSTASKTAALMAPTMSAGAATPASNFDGSVAGLSLALADATSELRNLTAEQVQLRDVLGSIHAVLLSQRSLQQSLNDRPALAGSAAVGAESKPSGVNGATQPFKYLQPAINLDSAMARLGRVAGVEGDQRDALRVSLEKMAAERKVAAGGTTVLDLAGVMYAGVKGGVGSEQKNEAARQKDLSDFTRDTGITATAFEMKAPDVADLLIGWRTSMGLDRAKTLDLADATSVLGSRLSATVADIGSILSNYGASAKGAGLSPEQTAAFAAAMLNVNVNRADAGVALERITTTLALGDNASVSQKAVIAQLDLDPKALAAQMQGDAPGAILKVLEALKTKSPEQQASLAMTLFSIDQPVVKMLERSADVRGAFDLVKDKQQYASSARGEEGGAVNQAALKLSDTSQTGWNIFTAQKDRLLSSAGAAVLPDFDRLTGVMAWATDGLSSMAEESPELARTLILSIAGIKGVQVAGSMLAKGIRGTTTTIDNLKFVGTTAISWGSAALNGAKAWGSVALNNAKTWGSAGLNNAKTLGSVALDRAKYLTSGPGRSLVSQGARIGRVAGPLSMPLMMLDSGMDVVNGLLDADGKQTARGAGGLVGGVAGNYLGARVGAFLGAFAGPAGALVGGGVGGAAGTYYGNQWGSALGEKLATPAPNQLAPPVEVAKELPSAQTQNQQVTFSPLIQVTCPAPDTAEQIRTIIGQQLSGQFHGQFLPLLTNNPLATRRDAALTDGVD, from the coding sequence ATGGCAGATGATAACTATGCGTTGACGTTCGCTGAGGTCAATCAAGAAACCCGGGCATTGAGCACGGCCAGCAAGACTGCCGCCTTGATGGCTCCGACGATGTCAGCAGGAGCCGCAACACCTGCTTCGAACTTTGACGGCAGTGTTGCCGGGCTAAGCCTGGCGCTGGCCGATGCCACCAGCGAATTGCGAAATCTGACCGCCGAGCAGGTTCAGCTCAGGGATGTGTTGGGATCGATACACGCTGTGCTGCTTTCACAGCGCTCGCTGCAACAGTCTCTCAATGACCGGCCAGCACTAGCGGGCAGCGCGGCCGTGGGAGCTGAGTCGAAACCGTCAGGCGTCAATGGCGCAACGCAACCTTTCAAATACCTGCAGCCAGCGATCAACCTTGATAGCGCGATGGCGCGACTGGGACGGGTTGCAGGCGTTGAGGGCGATCAACGCGATGCGTTGCGGGTGTCGTTGGAGAAAATGGCCGCCGAGCGCAAAGTGGCAGCCGGCGGTACCACGGTGCTGGATCTGGCAGGCGTGATGTATGCCGGTGTCAAGGGTGGAGTTGGCAGCGAACAGAAGAATGAAGCCGCTCGGCAAAAAGACCTCAGTGATTTCACCCGAGACACTGGCATCACGGCCACAGCCTTTGAGATGAAGGCGCCGGATGTTGCGGATCTGCTGATCGGCTGGCGCACCTCAATGGGGCTCGACCGAGCCAAGACCCTCGACCTCGCCGATGCCACCAGCGTGCTGGGAAGCCGATTGAGTGCCACGGTGGCTGACATTGGTTCGATCCTCAGCAACTACGGCGCTTCGGCAAAAGGTGCGGGGCTGAGTCCCGAACAGACTGCGGCTTTTGCTGCGGCAATGCTCAATGTCAACGTCAACAGGGCTGACGCCGGAGTGGCACTGGAGAGGATCACCACGACGCTGGCGTTGGGCGACAACGCATCAGTTAGTCAGAAAGCGGTGATCGCTCAACTTGACCTCGATCCAAAGGCCCTCGCTGCGCAGATGCAAGGGGACGCCCCCGGCGCGATTCTCAAGGTGCTTGAAGCGCTGAAGACAAAATCCCCCGAGCAGCAAGCCAGCCTGGCGATGACGCTTTTTTCGATCGACCAGCCGGTTGTGAAAATGCTCGAGCGCAGCGCTGATGTGCGAGGTGCATTTGATCTCGTCAAAGATAAACAGCAGTACGCATCCTCGGCGCGAGGCGAGGAGGGCGGAGCAGTCAATCAGGCTGCGCTGAAGCTGTCGGATACGTCGCAAACGGGCTGGAACATTTTCACCGCTCAGAAAGATCGTCTCCTTAGCTCCGCTGGCGCTGCTGTGCTGCCTGATTTTGACAGGCTCACGGGGGTGATGGCGTGGGCGACCGATGGCTTGAGCAGCATGGCTGAAGAGTCACCGGAGCTCGCGCGGACGTTGATTTTGAGTATTGCCGGTATCAAGGGCGTGCAGGTCGCTGGATCGATGCTGGCCAAGGGCATTAGAGGAACGACAACCACTATCGACAACCTCAAGTTCGTCGGCACAACTGCCATATCCTGGGGTTCCGCAGCGCTTAACGGTGCGAAGGCTTGGGGTTCCGTTGCGCTGAACAATGCCAAGACTTGGGGTTCCGCTGGGCTTAACAATGCCAAGACTCTGGGATCCGTTGCGCTTGACCGAGCTAAATACCTGACATCCGGTCCAGGCCGAAGTCTGGTCAGTCAAGGTGCCCGTATCGGTCGTGTAGCTGGCCCTCTGAGTATGCCGTTGATGATGCTCGACTCCGGTATGGACGTGGTCAACGGCTTGCTCGATGCCGATGGCAAACAAACAGCTAGAGGAGCGGGCGGCCTGGTGGGTGGGGTTGCTGGAAATTACCTGGGGGCGCGCGTTGGTGCCTTCCTGGGGGCTTTCGCCGGTCCTGCCGGGGCACTTGTCGGTGGAGGGGTTGGCGGAGCAGCTGGCACCTACTATGGCAATCAGTGGGGAAGCGCATTGGGTGAAAAACTCGCGACGCCTGCACCGAACCAACTCGCCCCGCCGGTAGAGGTTGCCAAAGAACTGCCGAGCGCGCAGACGCAAAACCAGCAAGTCACCTTCTCCCCACTGATCCAGGTCACCTGTCCGGCGCCAGATACTGCCGAGCAGATTCGTACGATCATCGGCCAACAA